The DNA window TATAGAAAAGTgtttttgagaaattttgaaacacAAAAGTGTTTTAGCAAGTATATGAACAAAAACTCACTTGCTGCAAGTTAACGAACAAAAGTTCACTTGTTTTTACAAAActttacaaaaaaatatttcagAGAGAATTGAGCAACGTTTCAGCATAAATTTTGTAGAGTAGATTAGCAACTATTCTTCTTGTCTTTTGTCTTCAATCTTCcttttatagttaaaaaaaaagtttgttgaaGGGTAGAATATAAATACTTTAATTTTAGTTGTTTTGTCCACAACAGTCAGTCACTGAGGAAGGTTGTAAACACCACAGGTTTCTTCCAGAATCAGAATAATCAGAATgtgttaaatttataaaattagagAAACTCTTAGCATTTCTAGAATCAGAATgtgttaaatttataaaattggaGAAACTCTTAGCATTTCTGATTAAACATGTTATTACTGTTAAAATCATAATATTGGAGAAACTCTTAGCATTTTTTATTAAACATGTAATAACGTTACTGCTATAGAAAACAATAGTAGCCCTGTTTGTAATTTGTTGTATGATTGGTTTATATCTCCTTTAAACTGTTTGATTAGGAGGTAACTGGTTTTGTTTGTATGGTTGGGCTAGAGTATCCCCGTAGTTGGGTAATGAAATGTTAAAAAATTCAAACATTCCCTTTCATTAACCATTTTTATCAATTTCATTCCATGTGAAATCACTTAATGAATGCAAACCATGTGGTTTACTTAACTTGCCTTTTTATAATTTGAAACTAGTttctttttataatataaaaccAAAACTTTTACATCATAAGAACTGCTCAAAAAAACCAAACAACATATGGAACTAAGAAAAACATTGATGCAGATACATAACTACAACATTTTCACAAGTTAGCACAAAATGTTTCTTCTAACAAACATATTCATGCATCTGAATCTGTTAACATAGATTGCCGTATAACTCTAATCACATCACTAAGAGACACAACACCTATAAGCAAACCCTCTTGATCAACCACCCAAACCCGATGAACATGTTTCGCAACCGCCTTGTCGATTACCTCAGACAAAGTGGAATCAGCATAGCATGTCACAAGCTCCCTTGTAGAGTTACCAATATCATTCGGTGTATCAGATGCTGTATACAAAGGACTAGTTGCAATTTGTTCAGTGAAAGCCAATGCACTTATTCCCAACCATGATTTCAATGTGTGTATGTAACATCCTCTTAAATCAGTCACAGAAATTGTACCAACAAGTTTCCTGCATCTTCCCTGCAAAAGGATCATTAATTTTAGATAAAAGTGTCCTAATATGTTGCTTGTGAAAAGGGCAAGGAAGAGAAAACTTACATTGATGTGTTGTTTGTGATCATCCTCACAAACATCAGAAGCTCTAACAATAGGAAGAGCATTTAACATAGCAGCTTTCAAGCATTTGATAGCATCAATGAGTTTTGTGCGGTCAGTGATGGCGTAAATTCTCTCGGTGATAGCTCCCAAATCTTGAACAGTACGTGAAAGTAGAGTGCTTTGTATCTCATTGCTATGATCTTTCAAAAACCTCAGCACATCCATTTGAGTCAGCATTTGGTAACTTGAAGAAGACTCAACAAGTTCAACTCCAGCTGATATGTTTGTGTTCTCTATTTGGCTGTCAGTAGGTACCATAGCTCGATGCACTCCTTTGCTCAACACTTCCATA is part of the Vicia villosa cultivar HV-30 ecotype Madison, WI linkage group LG2, Vvil1.0, whole genome shotgun sequence genome and encodes:
- the LOC131648354 gene encoding SNF1-related protein kinase regulatory subunit gamma-like PV42a isoform X2 — protein: MLSSSTFSHYTSSIKKHQLRKIGNMQNQLKDHNHTVQMQHSNSMKLNEKKVKDLMVNKKRLVEIPYTASLAQTMNTLVANKVVAVPVAAPPSQWIGAGGSMIVEADKQTGAVRKHYIGMVTMLDIVAHIAGDDHLSNSDYVIEDLDQRMSVPVSSIIGHSFEGLSLWTLNPNTSLLDCMEVLSKGVHRAMVPTDSQIENTNISAGVELVESSSSYQMLTQMDVLRFLKDHSNEIQSTLLSRTVQDLGAITERIYAITDRTKLIDAIKCLKAAMLNALPIVRASDVCEDDHKQHINGRCRKLVGTISVTDLRGCYIHTLKSWLGISALAFTEQIATSPLYTASDTPNDIGNSTRELVTCYADSTLSEVIDKAVAKHVHRVWVVDQEGLLIGVVSLSDVIRVIRQSMLTDSDA
- the LOC131648354 gene encoding SNF1-related protein kinase regulatory subunit gamma-like PV42a isoform X1; protein product: MLSSSTFSHYTSSIKKHQLRKIGNMQNQLKDHNHTVQMQHSNSMKLNEKKVKDLMVNKKRLVEIPYTASLAQTMNTLVANKVVAVPVAAPPSQWIGAGGSMIVEADKQTGAVRKHYIGMVTMLDIVAHIAGDDHLSNSDYVIEDLDQRMSVPVSSIIGHSFEGLSLWTLNPNTSLLDCMEVLSKGVHRAMVPTDSQIENTNISAGVELVESSSSYQMLTQMDVLRFLKDHSNEIQSTLLSRTVQDLGAITERIYAITDRTKLIDAIKCLKAAMLNALPIVRASDVCEDDHKQHINVSFLFLALFTSNILGHFYLKLMILLQGRCRKLVGTISVTDLRGCYIHTLKSWLGISALAFTEQIATSPLYTASDTPNDIGNSTRELVTCYADSTLSEVIDKAVAKHVHRVWVVDQEGLLIGVVSLSDVIRVIRQSMLTDSDA